In the Clostridium beijerinckii genome, one interval contains:
- a CDS encoding diguanylate cyclase — protein sequence MQDYEKLYKSLKIEYETYQKFSEQHIQELNEKNVRLEKSIDSLSNIIEVSKYINTFFSSDNLISLINDMILGILGVTYSTIFMIENGELIVKASNIENMNINLTSKEFVHINNGEEFLVNSRKPLKQTGEHKIDIHSIMGSPIKLREKFIGYIVVEHNLYKFMNIELKLFLRSIANQIAIAIENSLLYKELEKINQRDPLLGIYNRKYFFEFLEKNDNRKLNDKFAIVMIDIDDFKKVNDTYGHQFGDKILINTANIVKCGIDKNDIFARYGGEEFILYISDFTSEDNVYTKIEAIRRTIEGSKINCNGRDESITASFGISFFPLNGTDLNELISKADDLLYKAKKSGKNRVLSGNIFKI from the coding sequence ATGCAGGATTATGAGAAGCTGTATAAATCGCTAAAGATAGAATATGAAACATATCAGAAGTTTTCAGAACAACATATACAAGAACTAAATGAGAAAAACGTAAGACTAGAAAAGAGCATAGATTCTTTATCTAATATAATAGAAGTAAGTAAATATATAAATACATTTTTTAGCAGTGATAATTTAATATCTCTAATTAATGACATGATTCTTGGAATACTAGGAGTTACATATTCAACCATATTTATGATAGAAAATGGTGAGTTAATAGTTAAGGCAAGCAATATTGAGAATATGAATATAAATCTAACTTCTAAGGAGTTTGTTCATATAAACAATGGAGAGGAATTCTTAGTTAATTCCAGAAAGCCTTTGAAGCAGACTGGAGAACATAAAATAGACATACATTCAATTATGGGATCGCCAATAAAGCTGAGAGAAAAATTTATTGGATATATAGTAGTAGAACATAATCTCTATAAATTTATGAACATAGAGCTTAAACTTTTCCTTAGATCAATTGCAAACCAGATTGCGATTGCAATAGAAAATTCTTTGCTATATAAAGAATTAGAAAAAATAAATCAAAGAGACCCTCTACTTGGAATATATAATAGGAAATACTTTTTTGAATTCTTAGAAAAGAATGATAATAGAAAATTAAACGATAAATTTGCCATAGTAATGATAGATATAGATGATTTTAAGAAGGTAAATGATACATATGGTCATCAATTTGGTGATAAGATTTTGATTAACACAGCTAATATTGTTAAGTGTGGAATAGATAAAAATGATATCTTCGCCAGATATGGAGGGGAAGAATTTATTCTATATATTTCAGATTTTACTAGTGAGGATAATGTGTATACCAAAATTGAAGCTATACGACGTACAATTGAAGGTAGTAAAATAAATTGTAACGGTAGAGATGAGTCTATAACAGCAAGTTTTGGAATTTCATTTTTCCCTTTAAATGGTACAGACTTAAATGAACTTATAAGTAAGGCTGATGATTTATTATATAAAGCTAAAAAAAGTGGTAAGAATAGAGTTCTGAGTGGAAATATATTTAAAATCTAA
- the galU gene encoding UTP--glucose-1-phosphate uridylyltransferase GalU: protein MKVKKAIIPAAGLGTRFLPATKAQPKEMLPVVDKPTIQYIVEEAIASGIEEILIITGRNKKSIEDHFDKSVELELELEKSGKSELLELVRDISDMVDIHYIRQKEPRGLGHAIHCAKTFVGNEPFAVLLGDDIVDSEKPCLKQLIDCYSEYKTTILGVQTVAKENVSKYGIVDGIHVEDRVYKVKDLVEKPNTEEAPSNVAILGRYIITPEIFNILENTKPGKGGEIQLTDALKTLIGTEAMYAYNFEGKRYDVGDKLGFLQATIEFALKKDELRDEFIDYLSSKPWENNY from the coding sequence GTGAAAGTAAAAAAAGCTATTATACCAGCCGCAGGTCTTGGAACAAGATTTTTACCTGCAACTAAGGCGCAACCAAAGGAGATGCTTCCAGTAGTTGATAAACCAACAATTCAATACATAGTTGAAGAAGCAATCGCTTCTGGAATTGAAGAAATCTTAATCATTACAGGTAGAAACAAAAAATCTATAGAAGATCATTTTGATAAATCAGTAGAATTAGAATTAGAATTAGAGAAGTCTGGAAAATCAGAATTACTTGAATTAGTAAGAGATATATCTGATATGGTTGATATACATTATATAAGACAAAAAGAACCAAGAGGATTAGGTCATGCAATTCATTGTGCAAAAACTTTTGTTGGAAATGAACCATTTGCTGTTTTACTAGGTGATGATATTGTTGATAGCGAAAAACCATGCTTAAAACAATTAATAGACTGTTATAGCGAATATAAAACTACTATCCTAGGAGTTCAAACAGTAGCTAAAGAAAATGTTTCCAAGTACGGTATAGTAGATGGAATACATGTTGAAGATAGAGTTTATAAGGTAAAAGATTTAGTTGAAAAGCCTAATACCGAAGAAGCACCAAGTAATGTTGCTATACTTGGAAGATATATTATAACACCAGAAATATTTAATATATTAGAAAATACTAAGCCAGGAAAAGGTGGAGAGATTCAATTAACAGACGCGCTAAAAACTTTAATTGGAACTGAGGCCATGTATGCATATAACTTTGAAGGTAAAAGATATGACGTTGGAGATAAACTTGGGTTCTTGCAAGCAACAATAGAATTTGCCTTAAAGAAAGATGAATTAAGAGATGAATTTATAGATTATTTAAGTTCTAAGCCATGGGAAAATAATTATTAG
- a CDS encoding Gfo/Idh/MocA family protein, whose amino-acid sequence MKKLKFAIIGCGRISYKHVEALAKNVEEAELVATCDVVLEKAEAKKSEYIEKTGAAEDSVHVYTDYKEMLEKEDIDVVTIATESGYHAEIAIHSMKKGASALVEKPMAMSIEDANEMIKVAKENDVKLGVCHQNRFNKPIQKLREAIEDKKFGKLVNGTARILWNRNMGYYEQAPWRGTWALDGGTLMNQCIHNIDLLQWMMGGEIERVYAECDTYLRDIEAEDFGAVIIRFKNGAIGIVEGSACVYPKNLEETLSIFGETGAVSIGGLAVNELETWRFEGEDEEAVKKSVNVKIDNVYGEGHTPLFKDVIDSINDNRDPLVSGEEGKKAMSIILAAYKSRKTGMPVKFPLTDFKTLDMKEN is encoded by the coding sequence ATGAAAAAATTAAAATTTGCTATTATTGGTTGCGGAAGAATCTCATATAAGCATGTTGAAGCATTAGCTAAAAATGTAGAAGAAGCGGAACTTGTAGCGACTTGTGATGTGGTTTTAGAAAAAGCGGAAGCAAAGAAATCTGAATACATAGAAAAAACTGGAGCAGCTGAAGATTCTGTGCATGTATATACAGATTATAAAGAAATGTTAGAAAAAGAAGATATAGATGTGGTTACAATAGCGACAGAAAGTGGCTATCATGCTGAAATTGCTATTCATAGCATGAAAAAAGGAGCTAGTGCATTAGTAGAAAAGCCAATGGCTATGTCTATTGAAGATGCTAATGAAATGATTAAGGTGGCTAAAGAAAACGATGTTAAGCTTGGAGTTTGTCATCAAAATAGGTTTAATAAGCCTATACAGAAATTAAGAGAAGCTATAGAAGACAAAAAGTTTGGAAAATTAGTTAATGGTACAGCTAGAATACTTTGGAATAGGAATATGGGATATTATGAACAAGCACCTTGGAGAGGAACTTGGGCATTAGATGGTGGTACACTTATGAACCAGTGTATACATAATATAGATTTACTTCAATGGATGATGGGTGGAGAAATCGAAAGAGTTTATGCCGAATGTGATACTTATCTAAGAGATATTGAAGCTGAAGATTTTGGTGCTGTAATAATAAGATTCAAAAATGGTGCTATTGGAATAGTTGAGGGATCAGCTTGTGTTTATCCTAAAAATCTAGAAGAAACATTAAGTATATTTGGCGAAACAGGAGCAGTATCAATTGGTGGTCTTGCAGTTAATGAGCTTGAAACATGGAGATTTGAAGGCGAAGATGAAGAAGCGGTTAAGAAGTCTGTAAATGTTAAAATAGATAATGTATATGGAGAAGGACACACACCGTTATTTAAGGATGTAATAGATTCTATAAATGATAATAGAGATCCGCTAGTATCGGGAGAAGAAGGTAAGAAGGCAATGTCTATAATACTTGCAGCATATAAATCAAGAAAAACAGGAATGCCAGTAAAATTTCCATTAACAGATTTTAAAACATTAGATATGAAAGAGAATTAG
- a CDS encoding sugar transferase: MNTFNKVVKRIFDLICSTLGLIVLSPILIVIAIRIKTDSDGPVFFKQIRIGEKNEEFEILKFRTMVVDAEKLGRQITVGNDSRITKIGAFLRKYKLDELPQLINVFKGDMSLVGPRPEVPRYVKMYNEEQRRVLEVKPGITDLASIRYRDENDLLGEAENPDDFYINTIMPDKLALNLEYINKNNIFLDIYIILKTIVKCL, encoded by the coding sequence ATGAATACATTCAATAAAGTAGTTAAAAGAATATTTGATTTGATATGTTCTACTTTAGGACTTATAGTTTTAAGTCCGATTTTGATAGTTATTGCCATTAGAATAAAAACAGATTCTGATGGACCTGTATTTTTTAAACAAATAAGAATTGGTGAAAAAAATGAAGAATTTGAGATTTTGAAGTTTAGGACTATGGTTGTGGATGCAGAAAAGTTAGGAAGACAAATTACTGTAGGAAATGATAGCAGAATTACTAAAATAGGTGCTTTTTTAAGAAAATATAAACTTGATGAACTTCCACAATTAATAAATGTATTTAAAGGGGACATGAGCCTAGTGGGGCCGAGACCAGAAGTTCCTAGATATGTAAAGATGTATAATGAGGAACAGAGAAGGGTTCTAGAAGTTAAACCAGGGATAACAGATTTAGCATCAATTAGATATAGAGATGAAAATGATTTACTTGGAGAAGCAGAAAATCCTGATGATTTTTACATAAACACAATTATGCCAGATAAACTTGCATTAAATCTAGAATATATAAATAAAAATAATATATTTTTAGATATTTATATAATACTTAAAACAATAGTGAAATGCCTTTAA
- a CDS encoding glycosyltransferase family 4 protein gives MNILLINHYAGSDYHGMEFRPYYMGREWVDMGHKVIILGADFSHLRKKNPQIKEDFEEEIIDGITYVWVKTPEYQGNGVGRIKNISTFMFKLRMNYKKLADKYRPDAVIASSTYPLDIYPAHRIAKRSNAKLFFEIHDLWPLTPMEIGGYSKNNPAIVMLQRAEDFAFKNCDKIISILPNADRHMKDRGFSADNYVHVPNGIIVGEKKNAPMEKTIERLQELKDEGYFLVGYTGNHSPANVLDTMIDAAKKTTDEKIKYVLVGNGNVKNELIQYAKTSNVTNVEFLDPVLKDNMDNVLRLLDICYIGLKKQNLFNYGVSPNKLFDYMMAARPVIYAVEASNDPVKDSNCGITVPAEDPDAVVKAVMDIRNLSEDEKNNLGQNGKDYVLENHTYRGLAEKFLDALK, from the coding sequence ATGAATATCTTACTTATAAATCATTACGCAGGGTCTGATTATCATGGAATGGAATTTAGACCTTATTATATGGGGCGAGAATGGGTTGATATGGGACATAAAGTAATCATACTTGGTGCTGATTTTTCACATTTACGAAAGAAAAACCCACAAATAAAAGAGGATTTCGAAGAAGAAATTATAGATGGAATTACATATGTATGGGTTAAAACTCCAGAATATCAGGGAAATGGAGTTGGAAGAATTAAAAATATATCAACATTCATGTTCAAATTGAGAATGAATTATAAGAAACTTGCCGATAAATATAGACCAGATGCAGTAATAGCATCTTCGACTTATCCTTTAGATATATATCCAGCTCATAGGATTGCAAAGAGGAGTAATGCTAAACTGTTTTTTGAGATACATGACTTATGGCCTTTAACGCCAATGGAAATAGGAGGGTATTCTAAGAATAATCCAGCTATAGTTATGCTTCAAAGAGCAGAGGATTTTGCTTTTAAAAATTGTGATAAAATTATTTCAATTTTACCTAATGCAGATAGGCATATGAAAGATAGGGGATTTAGTGCGGATAATTATGTTCATGTTCCAAATGGAATAATTGTTGGAGAGAAAAAAAATGCTCCTATGGAAAAAACTATTGAAAGATTACAAGAACTAAAAGATGAAGGTTATTTCTTAGTTGGATATACAGGAAATCACTCGCCAGCTAATGTATTAGATACGATGATTGATGCTGCAAAGAAAACTACAGATGAAAAAATAAAGTATGTATTAGTTGGAAATGGAAACGTGAAAAATGAATTAATACAATATGCTAAAACTAGTAATGTAACGAATGTTGAATTTCTAGATCCTGTACTTAAAGATAATATGGATAATGTACTAAGATTATTAGACATATGTTATATAGGACTAAAAAAGCAAAATTTATTTAATTATGGCGTAAGTCCAAATAAATTATTTGACTATATGATGGCAGCAAGACCAGTAATATATGCAGTTGAGGCTTCGAATGATCCAGTGAAGGATTCAAATTGTGGTATTACGGTACCAGCAGAAGATCCAGATGCTGTTGTGAAAGCAGTTATGGATATTAGAAACTTAAGCGAAGATGAAAAAAATAACTTGGGCCAAAATGGTAAGGATTATGTGTTGGAAAATCATACTTATCGCGGGCTTGCAGAGAAATTTTTAGATGCACTAAAATAA
- a CDS encoding cell wall-binding protein, with protein sequence MKKIISFIALLAVIFSCMYYGEYIKKGHEEIEVLNTDVSINNIKSIIEIENNINDDYEEIPLGYNNGSVYLIKYDYINKKLYDNNIFILNKDGSSKECGVKLPDNYLNGELNIYGDKIFGRNGYFNWQSGKEYKLLSDEDNVFQSRWYSVSGNSDYYLRSEDKEQNKKYILYNINSNDKYEFECNSNSEDVISGIFYDDISKDFYAMCQNNVVKQIQINEGNFTIEKYDDIKVLNKNLVSQEEKFKNSYVYCFEGQAYIGLDCNDKYQDSININQYDIVNKVAERLDNISLYGYDDFYKDYILIKKDDEKSVNKIYLAKLEKNGFDMLIEIPKLYGDDSKISIRMVDSENVLVKEEYHDKENKKIKNRYVVYDLSQYFQDNTNKLRSDNDKLTLKNTYKNINEYDDSNNKSKLNTEEVKQPEQMPKDIIPKEEISKENTSKDNESNIKTTQEKDYRESDSSWRKGNGDWYYYKNDEKAIGWLKTEKGWYYFYKDGTMQKDAIVLGKNGKEYKLGHDGLLLNPDSELDYDYAGSKEKTNKENNSNNTRSVDSSATSSIGANNINESNINK encoded by the coding sequence ATGAAAAAGATAATTAGTTTTATAGCTTTATTAGCAGTTATATTTTCTTGCATGTATTATGGTGAGTACATAAAGAAAGGCCATGAGGAGATTGAAGTATTAAATACAGATGTAAGTATTAATAATATAAAGAGTATCATAGAGATAGAAAATAATATTAATGATGATTATGAGGAGATTCCATTGGGCTACAATAATGGAAGTGTATACTTAATAAAATATGATTATATTAATAAAAAATTATATGATAATAATATCTTTATTTTAAATAAAGATGGAAGTAGTAAAGAATGTGGAGTAAAGCTGCCAGATAATTATTTAAATGGAGAATTAAATATTTATGGTGATAAAATTTTTGGAAGGAATGGTTATTTTAATTGGCAGTCTGGAAAGGAATATAAACTACTTTCTGATGAAGATAATGTATTTCAGTCAAGATGGTATTCTGTTTCTGGAAATAGTGACTATTATTTACGTTCCGAAGATAAGGAGCAAAATAAAAAGTACATATTATATAACATTAATAGCAATGATAAATACGAGTTTGAATGTAACAGCAATAGTGAAGATGTTATAAGTGGCATATTTTATGATGATATATCAAAAGACTTCTATGCAATGTGTCAAAATAATGTAGTAAAACAAATACAGATTAATGAAGGTAATTTTACTATAGAAAAATATGATGATATAAAAGTTCTTAATAAAAATCTAGTAAGCCAGGAAGAAAAATTTAAAAATAGCTATGTATATTGTTTTGAGGGACAGGCATATATAGGTTTGGATTGCAATGATAAATATCAAGATAGCATTAACATTAACCAATATGATATAGTTAATAAAGTTGCAGAGAGATTAGACAATATAAGCCTATATGGTTATGATGATTTTTACAAGGATTATATACTAATTAAAAAAGATGATGAGAAAAGTGTTAATAAAATTTATTTAGCTAAGCTTGAGAAAAATGGATTTGATATGCTTATTGAAATTCCTAAATTATATGGTGATGATAGTAAAATCAGTATCCGTATGGTTGATTCAGAAAATGTATTAGTTAAGGAAGAATATCATGATAAAGAAAATAAAAAAATAAAAAATAGATATGTAGTCTATGATTTATCACAATATTTTCAAGATAACACCAACAAGTTAAGAAGTGATAATGATAAATTAACATTGAAAAATACTTATAAAAATATTAATGAATATGATGATTCTAATAATAAGTCTAAATTAAATACTGAAGAAGTCAAACAGCCTGAGCAAATGCCAAAAGATATTATACCAAAAGAGGAGATTTCAAAAGAGAATACTTCAAAAGATAATGAATCTAATATTAAGACCACTCAAGAAAAGGATTATAGAGAATCTGATTCATCATGGAGAAAAGGAAATGGTGACTGGTATTATTATAAAAATGATGAAAAAGCTATAGGGTGGTTGAAGACTGAAAAGGGGTGGTATTATTTTTACAAAGATGGAACTATGCAAAAGGATGCAATTGTTCTTGGGAAAAATGGGAAAGAGTATAAATTAGGACATGATGGATTATTGCTTAATCCAGACTCAGAACTAGATTATGATTATGCTGGAAGCAAAGAAAAAACGAACAAAGAGAACAATAGTAATAATACAAGAAGTGTTGATAGTAGTGCTACAAGTAGTATTGGTGCTAATAATATAAATGAAAGCAATATTAATAAATAG
- a CDS encoding N-acetylmuramoyl-L-alanine amidase family protein, whose translation MKKKVLNQLIAAVLVCGSILAVGMTAANAEVKTQTGMITENGKIYFYNGLGQKETGWINISGKWYYFNENGEMQKNTTLKINDKSFKFDENGIALDEDGTQVSDNITDKSKEELNKYGAHIKIKYGKIYYCNDSDKETGWVRDVDGKIYYYNEKGEMQKGTTVKDLTGKEVKLNEKGVVVGEHGYDLVNGEEVTYDSSEAYKESHKQWKKIGNDWYYYFGDQGIKIVDSWQLDNGLYYHFDHDGKMQKSITVKSEKGNDCILNADGALTNKSTPDITFDDDKYEWKQVDGNWYHMNSEGDKEKGWIQDNGKWYYCNKDGVMQKNTTIIDHDSKYVLGTDGGWIK comes from the coding sequence ATGAAGAAAAAAGTATTAAATCAACTAATTGCAGCAGTTTTAGTTTGTGGAAGTATTTTAGCAGTGGGGATGACAGCAGCAAATGCAGAAGTGAAAACTCAAACAGGAATGATTACAGAGAATGGTAAGATATACTTTTATAATGGATTAGGTCAAAAAGAAACAGGTTGGATTAATATTAGTGGGAAATGGTACTATTTTAATGAGAATGGCGAAATGCAAAAAAATACAACTTTAAAGATAAATGACAAAAGTTTCAAATTTGATGAAAATGGAATAGCGCTTGATGAAGATGGAACTCAAGTTAGCGACAATATAACTGATAAGTCGAAGGAAGAATTAAATAAATATGGAGCACATATTAAAATTAAGTATGGGAAAATTTACTACTGTAATGATTCAGATAAAGAAACAGGATGGGTTCGTGATGTAGATGGTAAAATATATTATTATAATGAAAAAGGTGAAATGCAAAAGGGTACAACAGTTAAAGATCTTACTGGCAAAGAAGTAAAGCTCAATGAAAAGGGCGTAGTTGTAGGTGAGCATGGATATGATCTTGTTAATGGAGAAGAAGTTACTTACGATAGCTCTGAAGCTTATAAAGAGAGTCATAAACAGTGGAAAAAGATAGGTAATGATTGGTATTATTATTTTGGGGACCAAGGAATTAAAATAGTTGACAGCTGGCAACTAGATAATGGATTATACTACCATTTTGATCATGATGGAAAAATGCAAAAAAGTATAACAGTTAAAAGTGAGAAAGGTAATGATTGTATATTAAATGCAGATGGAGCATTAACTAATAAAAGTACACCAGACATTACATTTGATGATGATAAGTATGAGTGGAAACAAGTAGATGGAAATTGGTATCATATGAATTCAGAGGGGGATAAAGAGAAAGGATGGATTCAAGATAATGGTAAGTGGTATTATTGCAATAAAGATGGTGTAATGCAAAAAAATACAACTATAATAGACCACGATAGTAAATATGTTTTAGGTACAGATGGTGGTTGGATTAAATAA
- a CDS encoding sensor histidine kinase, translating to MLKTLKGKIMIGIVFALIIFNFGLSIFIYNTYYANIKNNIKDDMENIRKFSTSTLKYSAMVIEDDLKVKNKTVYEVNNNYDCYVGLYDYNNNPIDYKGNILFENSINNVLENSKGKSSVIIFNVKNGLVCTYVYPIYLNGKYDSSLVIQKSYNDYYDSIKNIMTNIIGAQIVLLIVIIGALNYFINKIISPLKKLSVQMKKYGEGKEVDRISVKSKDEIGQVTKSFNEMIEEKKKLENISKEFFNNATHELKTPVTSIYGYVQILKEEDLNSIDEEFKKRAVNRIMMECGKLKELIQKLLEISRCGVKKKDVKQEVKLNILIAEICDRLIDRCRRLNKEFIINIDEIAVLTVKEDIEHIILNLIDNALKYSKGKEIYISLSKSDKNKDDFIFEIKNKISLIPENISKNLLEPFIKYNEFDGNIEESISSSGLGLYLCNELAQKNMFSLKYEIKKDEIFFYLFRL from the coding sequence ATGCTGAAAACACTAAAAGGAAAAATAATGATAGGAATTGTATTTGCTCTTATTATATTTAATTTTGGGTTAAGTATTTTCATATATAATACTTATTATGCAAATATAAAGAATAATATTAAAGATGATATGGAGAATATTAGAAAGTTCAGCACAAGCACTTTAAAATATAGTGCTATGGTTATTGAAGATGATCTTAAAGTAAAAAATAAAACTGTGTATGAAGTTAATAACAATTATGATTGCTATGTGGGACTGTATGATTATAATAATAACCCAATAGATTATAAAGGTAATATCTTATTTGAAAATAGTATTAATAATGTATTAGAAAATTCAAAAGGAAAAAGCTCGGTAATAATATTTAATGTTAAAAATGGATTGGTTTGTACATATGTTTACCCTATATATCTTAATGGAAAATATGATTCAAGTTTAGTTATACAAAAAAGCTATAATGATTATTATGATAGTATTAAAAATATAATGACCAATATTATAGGAGCTCAAATTGTTCTTTTAATAGTAATAATAGGAGCATTAAATTATTTTATAAATAAAATAATAAGCCCGTTAAAAAAGCTTAGTGTACAAATGAAAAAATATGGAGAAGGAAAAGAAGTTGATAGAATTTCAGTAAAATCTAAGGATGAAATTGGACAAGTTACTAAGTCTTTTAACGAAATGATTGAAGAAAAGAAAAAATTAGAAAATATATCGAAAGAATTTTTTAATAATGCAACGCATGAGCTTAAGACTCCAGTTACTTCAATATACGGATATGTTCAAATATTAAAAGAAGAAGATTTAAATAGTATAGATGAAGAATTCAAAAAAAGAGCTGTTAATAGAATAATGATGGAATGTGGAAAATTAAAAGAACTTATACAAAAGCTTCTTGAAATTTCACGATGTGGTGTTAAAAAAAAGGATGTAAAGCAAGAGGTTAAACTTAACATATTAATTGCAGAAATATGTGATAGATTAATTGATAGGTGTAGACGATTAAATAAAGAGTTTATTATTAATATAGATGAAATTGCTGTATTAACTGTAAAAGAAGATATTGAGCATATAATTTTAAATTTAATTGATAATGCATTGAAATATTCAAAAGGCAAAGAAATATATATTTCTCTTAGTAAATCTGACAAAAATAAAGATGATTTTATATTTGAAATAAAAAATAAAATTTCTTTAATACCTGAGAATATTTCTAAAAATCTATTGGAACCTTTTATTAAATATAATGAATTTGATGGAAATATAGAAGAAAGTATTTCAAGTTCTGGATTAGGACTATATTTATGCAATGAATTAGCTCAAAAGAATATGTTTTCCTTAAAATATGAAATAAAAAAAGATGAAATATTTTTCTATTTATTCCGTCTATAA
- a CDS encoding response regulator transcription factor has product MLKKKILVVEDEFSISDTLKFALSKENFEVRGAYNGESALKIFEEFEPHLVLLDIMLPDISGFELCKIMSQKSYIVMLTARDDVIDKILGMEIGADDYITKPFEIREVTARINAIFRRVSKNIFNNEHENISSTVSENDLDDIDGYKNKKDEFTINFDTRTVIKDGKEIMLKRKEFDLLSYLYKNKGIVFNRQQLLNEVWGYDYYGDTRTVDVHIRRLRANLGDDKENSIVETVFGVGYVIR; this is encoded by the coding sequence ATGTTAAAAAAGAAGATACTAGTAGTAGAAGATGAATTCTCAATTAGCGATACTTTAAAATTTGCTCTTTCAAAGGAAAATTTTGAAGTTAGGGGGGCATACAATGGGGAAAGTGCGTTAAAAATTTTTGAAGAATTTGAACCTCATTTGGTTTTGTTAGATATAATGCTTCCAGACATAAGTGGTTTTGAATTATGTAAGATCATGAGCCAAAAAAGTTACATAGTTATGCTTACTGCAAGGGATGATGTAATTGATAAAATATTGGGAATGGAAATAGGTGCCGATGATTACATAACAAAGCCTTTTGAAATAAGAGAAGTTACAGCAAGAATTAATGCTATTTTTAGAAGGGTAAGTAAAAATATTTTTAATAATGAACATGAGAATATATCTAGTACTGTTTCAGAAAATGATTTAGATGATATCGATGGATATAAGAATAAAAAAGATGAGTTCACTATTAATTTTGATACAAGAACGGTAATTAAAGATGGGAAAGAGATAATGCTAAAAAGAAAAGAATTCGATTTGTTGAGCTATTTATATAAGAATAAAGGGATCGTCTTTAATAGACAGCAGCTTTTAAATGAGGTTTGGGGATATGATTATTACGGGGATACTAGAACTGTTGATGTTCATATACGAAGGTTAAGGGCAAATCTTGGTGATGATAAGGAAAATTCGATAGTGGAAACAGTTTTTGGTGTAGGGTATGTAATAAGATAA